A window of Diabrotica virgifera virgifera chromosome 9, PGI_DIABVI_V3a contains these coding sequences:
- the LOC126891357 gene encoding putative protein TPRXL, which yields MNIKLNINKNENSKPTVSSTDKQVTKRKHPTLSPIISTNNIESFEDFCSDDSVKDPDYEYSNGDANNRRSSSSSSGSNSCSCSSSSSSSSDSEADQACSKAVAPSKIENILRCFSSSSTNEDETPRDCVAEPVAGRFTNNNFSNPSDPVASRSTISADIASPCIEGNENVNSRKERKRKATPNNWLRAKAKILRNSGKSYLSNSKKEMTIVPAKSLKAPCSEKCKQNCVQKITETQRQQIFDNYWTMGARPV from the coding sequence ATGAACATTAAACTGAATatcaacaaaaatgaaaatagtaAACCGACTGTCTCATCAACTGACAAGCAAGTTACCAAAAGAAAACACCCTACCTTATCCCCCATAATATCTACAAACAACATAGAAAGTTTTGAGGATTTTTGTTCCGATGATAGTGTCAAAGACCCAGATTACGAGTATTCGAATGGTGATGCAAATAACCGCAGAAGTTCAAGCAGCTCAAGTGGTTCGAACAGCTGCTCCTGTAGTTCAAGCAGTTCGTCCAGTTCAGATTCTGAAGCAGATCAAGCTTGTTCAAAAGCAGTTGCGCCATCTAAAATAGAAAATATCCTGAGGTGTTTTTCGTCATCTAGCACCAACGAAGATGAAACTCCACGCGATTGTGTTGCTGAACCAGTAGCTGGAAGGTTTACAAATAACAATTTTAGTAACCCTTCTGATCCCGTAGCTTCACGGTCTACAATTTCTGCAGATATAGCTTCTCCATGTATTGAAGGTAATGAAAATGTTAATTCGAGAAAAGAACGGAAACGAAAAGCTACACCCAATAACTGGTTACGCGCCAAAGCGAAAATTTTGAGAAATTCTGGTAAGTCTTACTTGTCTAATTCAAAAAAAGAAATGACCATAGTCCCTGCAAAGTCTTTAAAAGCACCATGTTCTGAAAAATGCAaacaaaattgtgtacaaaagaTTACAGAAACACAACGCCAGCAAATTTTTGATAACTATTGGACCATGGGAGCgagaccggtttga